A window of Hypnocyclicus thermotrophus contains these coding sequences:
- the ptsP gene encoding phosphoenolpyruvate--protein phosphotransferase: MEKFFKGIDASPGIAIGKVFLYEEVELDIKEISNITFDEEKQRLLEGREKTKIQLEAIREKAKIKMGDDKAAIFDGHITLLEDEELFDEVVEKIEDEGYTAEYALNEGIKEYCAMIAALEDEYLRERAADLGDIGKRWIKNILGVDILDLSNLPKNSIIIAKDITPSDTAQMDLENVGAFITEIGGKTAHSAIMARTLEIPAVVGVARITDKILNGTEIIVDANTGFIIVNPSEENKNKYSKLRKEFLEEKEELKKIKDKEAITIDNHKVNLWANIGSPKDLTGVLANGAEGIGLYRTEFLFMNSDKLPTEEEQFAAYKEVAEKMQGKPVTIRTMDIGGDKELSYLKLPKEMNPFLGYRALRVCLKEKDMFKTQLRALLRASKYGQIKIMLPMVISLDEVRESKKILEECKKELRKENIEFDEEIKVGIMVETPATAFRARYFAKEVDFFSIGTNDLTQYTLAVDRGNEIISDLYDTYNPAVLEAIKVTIEGAHAEGITVSMCGEFAGDNKATKLLLGLGLDAFSMSATSIPRVKKVILESNYDDAKQYANKLLEMDTAKEIISNL; encoded by the coding sequence ATGGAAAAATTTTTTAAAGGGATAGACGCTTCCCCAGGTATAGCTATAGGTAAAGTTTTTCTTTATGAAGAAGTAGAGCTTGATATAAAAGAAATAAGTAATATTACTTTTGATGAAGAAAAACAAAGACTTTTAGAAGGTAGAGAAAAAACTAAAATTCAATTAGAAGCTATTAGAGAAAAAGCTAAAATAAAAATGGGTGATGATAAAGCGGCTATTTTTGATGGTCATATAACGCTTTTAGAAGATGAAGAACTTTTTGATGAAGTAGTAGAAAAAATAGAAGATGAAGGATATACTGCTGAATATGCTTTAAATGAAGGAATAAAAGAATATTGTGCTATGATAGCAGCATTAGAAGATGAATATTTAAGAGAAAGAGCTGCTGATTTAGGTGATATTGGTAAAAGATGGATAAAAAATATTTTAGGAGTAGATATTTTAGATTTATCAAATTTACCAAAAAATTCTATCATAATAGCAAAAGATATAACACCTTCAGATACTGCTCAAATGGATTTAGAAAATGTAGGAGCATTTATTACTGAAATTGGTGGGAAAACAGCTCATTCAGCTATAATGGCACGTACTTTAGAAATACCGGCAGTTGTTGGTGTAGCTAGAATTACTGATAAAATTTTAAATGGAACTGAAATAATAGTAGATGCAAATACCGGATTTATAATAGTTAATCCAAGCGAAGAAAATAAAAATAAATACTCTAAATTGAGAAAAGAGTTTTTAGAAGAAAAAGAAGAGTTAAAAAAAATAAAAGATAAAGAAGCTATTACAATAGATAATCATAAAGTAAATCTTTGGGCAAATATTGGAAGTCCAAAAGATTTAACAGGAGTGTTAGCAAATGGTGCTGAAGGTATAGGACTTTATAGAACAGAATTTTTATTTATGAATAGTGATAAATTACCTACTGAAGAAGAACAATTTGCTGCATATAAAGAAGTAGCAGAAAAAATGCAAGGTAAGCCTGTAACTATAAGAACTATGGATATAGGCGGGGATAAAGAACTCTCATATTTAAAATTACCTAAAGAAATGAATCCGTTTTTAGGATACCGAGCTCTTAGAGTATGTCTAAAAGAGAAAGATATGTTTAAAACACAACTTAGAGCGCTCCTTAGAGCTTCTAAATATGGTCAAATTAAAATAATGTTACCTATGGTAATTTCTTTGGATGAAGTCAGAGAAAGTAAAAAAATATTAGAAGAGTGTAAAAAAGAATTGAGAAAAGAAAATATAGAATTTGATGAAGAAATTAAAGTTGGAATAATGGTAGAAACACCAGCAACAGCATTTAGAGCAAGATATTTTGCTAAAGAAGTTGACTTCTTTTCAATTGGAACAAATGATTTAACTCAATATACTCTTGCAGTAGATAGAGGGAATGAAATTATTAGCGATTTATATGATACATATAATCCAGCTGTACTTGAAGCAATAAAAGTTACAATAGAAGGAGCCCATGCTGAAGGTATAACTGTATCTATGTGCGGTGAATTTGCTGGAGATAATAAAGCAACAAAACTTCTTTTAGGACTTGGTTTAGATGCGTTTTCTATGAGTGCAACGTCTATCCCACGAGTTAAAAAAGTTATTTTAGAATCAAATTATGATGATGCAAAACAATATGCAAATAAATTACTAGAAATGGATACTGCAAAAGAGATAATCTCTAATTTATAG
- a CDS encoding exopolysaccharide biosynthesis polyprenyl glycosylphosphotransferase, with protein sequence MLKKIELNFFEKYFLVFLFLINDFLIINFSILFFNKVTLFFDKSIFKSIFFNFSLLETFLLILIFYFEKIYNFDFWNIWEELYKFSSSLLIFGIILSNFWLIIDKNYNFYQLWLYLLFLFIIFVINRMVLRYVLRKLNLNIKNVVLISDEVNFDNISNYLENLNFLSFNKIKGYEIIDDVNNMDTIKKEMIKKYNNIEELIIVSSKLNKSTINDIVFQFEDIAPTIKLIPDFYQGHNFLLNFSWNKVITLVSHKNLMNPTKKIIKRIMDITGALIGVTLSIPMYTIVYFLIKKEDAGKVFFVQDRIGLNGKAIKVIKFRTMVKDADEVLEKMLLENEEARKEYQKNKKLKNDPRITKIGNFLRKTSLDEFPQFINVLKGDMSIVGPRPYLFREKDDMGENYKKIIAVKPGLTGIWQVSGRNNLDFEQRLKLDLLYIRNWRVWLDIIIILKTIKTVLIKKGANYDTE encoded by the coding sequence ATGTTGAAGAAAATTGAATTAAATTTTTTTGAAAAATACTTTTTAGTATTTCTTTTTTTAATAAACGATTTTTTAATTATTAATTTTTCTATTCTTTTTTTTAATAAAGTTACTTTATTTTTCGATAAATCTATTTTTAAGTCTATTTTTTTTAATTTTTCTCTTTTGGAAACTTTTTTATTAATATTGATTTTTTATTTTGAAAAAATATATAATTTTGATTTTTGGAATATATGGGAAGAACTTTATAAATTTTCATCTTCTTTGTTAATATTCGGTATTATTTTATCTAATTTTTGGTTAATAATTGATAAAAATTATAATTTTTATCAATTATGGTTATATTTATTGTTTTTATTTATTATATTTGTTATAAATAGAATGGTGTTAAGGTATGTTTTAAGAAAATTAAATTTAAATATAAAAAATGTAGTATTAATAAGTGATGAAGTAAATTTTGATAATATTTCTAATTATTTAGAGAATTTAAATTTTTTATCTTTTAATAAAATAAAAGGGTATGAAATTATTGATGATGTTAATAATATGGATACTATAAAAAAAGAGATGATAAAGAAATATAATAATATAGAAGAATTAATTATTGTTTCATCAAAATTAAATAAATCTACAATAAATGATATAGTTTTTCAATTTGAAGATATAGCTCCTACTATAAAACTTATTCCAGATTTTTATCAAGGTCATAATTTTTTACTCAATTTTTCATGGAATAAAGTAATCACTCTTGTTTCTCATAAAAATCTTATGAATCCTACAAAAAAAATAATTAAAAGAATAATGGATATAACAGGAGCTTTGATAGGCGTTACTTTATCAATCCCAATGTATACAATAGTATACTTTTTAATAAAAAAAGAAGATGCTGGAAAAGTATTTTTTGTCCAAGATAGAATAGGATTAAATGGAAAAGCTATAAAAGTAATAAAATTTCGAACTATGGTAAAAGATGCAGATGAAGTGCTAGAAAAAATGCTTTTGGAAAATGAAGAAGCAAGAAAAGAATATCAAAAAAATAAAAAATTAAAAAATGATCCACGTATAACAAAAATAGGAAATTTTTTAAGGAAAACAAGTCTTGATGAATTTCCACAATTTATAAATGTATTAAAAGGAGATATGAGTATAGTTGGACCTAGACCATATTTATTTAGAGAAAAAGATGATATGGGAGAAAATTATAAAAAAATTATTGCAGTAAAACCAGGACTTACAGGAATATGGCAAGTAAGTGGAAGAAATAATTTAGATTTTGAACAAAGATTAAAATTAGACTTGTTATATATAAGA